A stretch of DNA from uncultured Umboniibacter sp.:
GATTGTGGTGTTAAATGCTTTGAAGTTGAGTAGATAAATGGAAAGTCTGTACCTGTTAATACCCATCGCACTGGTCATCTTTGCACTCATTATAGCGTTGCTGTTTTGGGCTGTCCGCTCAGGCCAGTTCGACGATCTAGAGCGGGAAGGCGGACGAATTCTATTTGATGACGACCTAGAGGAAAGCAAGCGTGATGATTGAGGCAATTCTTGCTGCCTTTATTTTCGGTTTAGCTGGCTCCACTCACTGTTTGTCAATGTGTGGCGGCATCGCGATGGCCGTGACAGTGGGCGGTAATCAAGCTAATCGTTTGCTGGCGCTAAGTTATAATCTAGGCCGATTAGCTTGCTATCTATTGCTAGGCTTTCTCGTTGGGTTTTTAGGTGAATTAATTGCCTTCAGCGCCGAGACCGGAATTGTCTTACGTTTCATCGCCGCCGCGCTGCTTGTTGCAATGGGCGTCTATTTACTTGGCTTCAAGCAAGTTTTAGGTTGGCTAGAAAGACTTGGCGCCAAGGCGATTTGGCAACCTCTACGCCCGATAGCAAGTAAATTCCTACCAATCCGTAACCATCGCGGTAGCCTCGTTGCTGGCGCAATCTGGGGATTATTACCCTGTGGCATGGTGTACACCGCACTGGCCTGGTCTACTGCAAGTGCCTCACCATTAACAGGCGCGTTGACTATGCTCGCCTTCGGGTTGGGAACCTTTCCGGCAATGCTAGGTGTCGCGCTTCTGGGTGGCTTAGGTAGTTGGTTTAAAAGCCCCGTGGTGCGGAGCGTTTTGGGTGTCCTACTTATTCTTTTTGGAACCTTCAATGCCTTTCAGCAGATGGCCAGATTAACGGTCGATCCGATTGACAATTCACATCACCATCAGCATCACTAGTCATTTTGATTGAAAACTAAACACATCGATTGGAAATCAACCAAAAAAAGGTTGTATCCTTGATTTCTTAGATTTATATTGGGTATGCACATCAGCAATACCTATATAAAAATAAGAAGTCGAGGTGTTTTATGTTTGCTTATATTTGGGGTTTCTATACCAACCCAGAATCTACTTGGAACAAGATTGCTAATCTGGATGAGAATGCCTTAAAGCGTTGTCTTCCCTATGTGATTTTGCTCGCTATGCTTCCACCCATTGCGTTCGTCTACGGCGTCACCCAAACGGGTTGGCAGATTACGCGTGGTGGTGATCTCTTTCTGATGACCGTTGATAGCGCGCTACAAATCGGCGTACTTTACTATGCAGCGCTCGTCGCAGCAGTGGTAGGTGTGGGTTATATGATTCATTGGATGTCAAAAACCTATGGCGCCACCACTATCATCTCAAAAGGCGTAATGATTGCAGCGTTCTCTGCCACACCATTGTTTATCCTTGGTGTAGTTGCTATTTATCCAGTAATTTGGATTGCACTGCTTGCTGCAACCTTTGCTGCGGCACACACCGTCTACCTTCTATATTTGGGTATCCCGCGGGTTCTTCGCATCGATGAGGATCGCGGCTTTATGTATGCAACGGCTATCGTAGCAGTAGGATTAGTAGCTGTGGTCGCTACTATGGGTGCAACCGTTATCCTCTGGGATATGTTCGCAATGCCTGACTTCCAACGTCTGAGTATTCGTTAATCGCTACTGATTGATTTACAACGTATCTAAAAAAAGCCCAGTGACTACTGGGCTTTTTTGTGTCTGACGTTTGGTGTTGACATTCGGAACTGATAGGGCGTTGGTGACGTCACTCATAATACACGTTAGCATTAGCCAAGCTTAGGTCCGAATAATTATGAGCGCTTTCTGGTTAATGAATAACACCGGTTGTACGAACCCGCTTACTGCCTTTTTCAGTGGTGGTATTCGCAAATCGACGTGCGTTTAAGCGCAGATCGATAAAGTTCTTGGTAGCGATCAGTAATCCAGTAATGATGAATGCGCCCGGGGGTAGGGCTGCAAGTAGGAAACCGGGGTAACTTTCAGGGAAGACATTGACCGTTGAGTTTAGTGCTATGTCGCCCAGCAGTAGATGCATATTATGGAAAAGGGTCCCATAGGCTAAAAGTTCTCTTAGGCCGCCTAGAATGACCAAAACGATCAGAAAGCCGATGCCCATAGCTAATCCATCGACCGCGCTTCGCACCACACCGTGCTTACTTGCAAAGGCATCCGCTCTGCCGAGGATAGCGCAGTTAGTCACAATCAATGGAATGAAGATGCCAAGAATCTCATAAAGTTCATAGGTGTAGGCTTGCATTAACAGCTGAATGCAGGTGGTGAAACTAGCGATAATCATAACGAATGCCGGTAAACGGATGGCTTCGGTTGCTTGGCGGCGAAATAGACTTACCGCAATATTGGATCCACATAATACAAACAGTGTGGCGAGACCAAGTCCTAACGCGTTGACCACGGAGCCTGTTACTGCGAGAAGCGGGCAGAGACCCAGTAGCTGCACTAGCGCTGGGTTATTTCGCCAAAGGCCATCAAGGCTAATATCGCTCAATGCGGGCTTACTCATAATTCTGTAGCTCCTCTAGCCAATTAGCCTCTGTTGCGATGGCATTTAATGTCCGTTCAACTTGACGAACCACAGCACGAGGGGTAACGGTGGCTCCGGTGAACTGATCGAAGTTCCCACCGTACTTGGCAACATCCCAGCTATCTCTATCCTCAAGCGAATAGGCGAGGTCATCGAAGCTAAAGATCCAATCACTCTTACTTACTTCAATGGCATCGCCTAGCCCGGGAGTTTCCCTATGTGCCAAAACTCGGACTGCGAGAAGGTGACCCCCTTTATTAATAGCGATTAACAGCTTAATTCGGCCAGAATACCCATCTAAGGCGTCACTCGGGATTAGGGCGGCAACGAGCTCATTGTCCTTCGTTGCGAGCAAAACCGGTGATTCATTATGAGTGACGCTCGCTAAAAATTCGGGCATCTCAATCGCGGTTTCATTCAAATTATTGGTGTAGCTATCAGCAGCAATAAGCTGGCCGTAAAGGCGCTGCGCGGCCAGTTCCTGTTGCGTCGCGATTTTATCCTTGGTGAACGAATAGGTTCCGCCGAGTAACAGTGCCGTTGCGATACCGAAGGTAAGCAATCTCGCGACCGCGTCGAAGATTGAGCGTGACGTTTTCATTGATCCGAATCCTTGGCAATCACCGAGATAGCATTTTCGCGTCCGTATGAACGGGGCACCGTATAGTAATCAATAAACGGCGCCGCGAGATTGGCTATTAATACCGCGAAGGCGACGCCATCCGGGTAGTTACCAAAGGCGCGAATTAAATAGATCATTACCCCTACCAAGGCGCCAAATATTAAGCGGCCACGATTACTCGTTGCACCACTTACCGGATCCGTAATAATAAAGAATGCGCCCATCATGGTAGCGCCACTGAACCAGTGAAATAGCGGTGAACCACGGCTATCCGAGCCATCTCCGGTCCAAAACAGTAGTGACATAATTCCCAGAGCGAGTAGCATTGCCACCGGTGCGTGCCAGCTAAACAAGCGACGCTTCAGTAAGTAGAGGCCGCCAATCAGAAATGCTACGTTGATAATCTCGCTCGCGTAACCGGCAACTTTGCCCTTCGCTAACTCTTGGTTGGCTGCAACGGCTTCGGTATAGGTCTGCCCTTGAAGATTTCTGACAATGTCGAGTGGGGTGGCCGCGGTATAACCGTCTATCGACTCACCTCCGAATATGGCAGCCACTGCCACCTCATTAGGAATAGGCGCCGAAAGTTGTTGTGCTTCCGGCCAGCTTGACATGGCGAGTGGAAAAGAAATCAATAGCACCACATACGCGACCATTGCTGGATTAAACGGATTCATTCCTAAGCCGCCAAAAAGTTGTTTGGCAAATACAATGGCAATTATCGCGCCAACAAATGGCAGCCACCAAGCCGCGTAGGGAGGAATCGCTAACGCCAACAATACTGCAGTCAGCAATGCCGAACTATCGAGTAGTGCGCTTCGTACCTTGCGGCCTCTCAATGCTAGGATTACAGCTTCGGCGACTACAGCACCTGCGGCGGCTAGCGCGAGATTAATGAGTGTGCCAACACCGTAAAGCATCGTCATCGCGACCGTTGCCGGAATACAGGCAAAAATCACCAGCCGCATGAGTTGTGCCGTCGATAATGACGACTGTAGGTGGGGGCTAGTTTGCGTCATGATCACGGGTCCATTCTGATAGCTTGGCTGCAATTTTATTGACGGCAGTTCGGAACGCATCGATATGCTCGCTATCCTCGGCTTCAGCCTTACTGAGGCGTGCCTTGGCCTTTTCCAGTCTTGCCTGTAAGCCAAGGTACTGTTGCTGAAGCTTTTCTTCGGGCGACAGCTGTGCTTGGGCGGCAGCAACCTGTTTAGCACGCTCAATGGCTTGAAGTGCCTTGTCCGTGCTGGCTTCTTGTACTGATGGCGTAAACACTTCACTGCTCTGTGTTTCTGCGCGCTTAGCCTCTAACTTGCTAATGCGAAGTTGAAGCTTATCGCGAAGCTGCTGATCATCGTTGTCCACAAGTTGCTGTTGGCAACGAGTGATATTGTCATCTATACGTTTCAGGGCTTCGCGCTGCCGTTCATCGAGACTCTTTTCGGCTCGTGCTGCGGTGAGCGAGTCAATGGCGTTCTCCGCTCGTTCAATATCGGTTGGCGCTGATGTTGATGATGGTGCTGGTGCTGCTGATGATGGTGCTGCTGATGATGAAGCGTTGCCGTGTGTTGCTTCTAGGGACGCTTTATCGGCTGGCCCATTGGACTCAGCTGACCTGCTAGCTGCTGAGTACTCGGCTAATTTAGCCTGTAACTGCTCTTGCTTAAGGACACTCGCTGCACGCTTTGATTGCAGTTGCGGGATCAGACTAGCTTCCTCGCCATGTTCGGAGAGAGTGTCAGCGATTTGTTGATCAATGAACTCAATGCGCTGAGCAATGCTTTTCAGTTGTTTTTGAAGTCGCTCCGACTGCTGGTCTGCCTCGCCCGCTTGTGTTTGTTTAAGCTTGGCTCGAGCGACGGCAAGCGGGTCTGCGACGTCATCGGGCTTGTTGGCTTTCTCGTTAGCTAATGGTGAGTTTGCGGCAGCTTGTTTTGCCAGCTTGGCTTGCTCGGTAGCGGCCTTTCTTGCCAAGCGTTTAGCTTCCTTCTCGGCCTCGGCTGCATCCATACGCTGCTTTCTAAACTCAAAGCGTGCGCGAGCTCGGTCGGAGCGAAGTTGATCTTCGGCAGCTTGCTTAATTGAAGCCTTTGCCGCGCGATAATGCTGAACGAGTGGCAGCTTGCTGGGGCATACATAGGCACAGGCACCGCACTCAATGCAATCATTGAGATGGTAAGCATTAAGTTTGTCGTGATCGTCCGCCTTGCTATACCAATACAACTGTTGCGGTAATAGCTGGGCGGGGCACGCTTCTGCGCATAGACCACAGCGAATGCACTCCGCAGTGGCAGCGGAAGTATCGTAACCCGGAATTAACAGGCAATTCGTCGCTTTCACCACGGGAACATCCAGCGAGGGCAACTCAAAGCCCATCATAGGTCCGCCCATCACCACCTTCGCATTCGAGGCGTCAAAGTTGAGATGTTGCAACAGGTCTTCGACTCTAGTGCCAATCCGAGTATGGAAATTGCCTCGTTGCTCAATGCCTTCGCCGGTGACTGTGGTGATGCGTTCTATCAACGGCTTATCGTCCACCACGGCCTGCTTAATAGCTCTGGCGGTACCCACGTTCTGCATAACGATTCCCAGCGCGGCGGGGATGTCACCACTGGGGACTTCCTTAGCGGTAAGAATTTGAATGAGTTGTTTTTCGCCACCAGAGGGGTATTTAGTCGGGAAACTTGCGATCTCAATCTTCGTGCCGGCACAGGCGATCTTCATGAGGGCAATGGCCTCAGGCTTATTATCTTCAATGCCGATAACAACCGTTGGTGGATTACCAAGTAAATGCGCAAGGATTTCTACGCCGGTTCTAATCTCGTCAGCGTGTTCACGCATGAGCATGTCGTCAGCGGTGATATAAGGCTCGCACTCGGTACCGTTAATGATCAGCGTATCGATAGGTCGTTGCCCATCAAGTTTGACCGCGGTAGGAAAGCTTGCGCCCCCAAGACCGGCAACACCCGCACTACGGATGATATCGAGAAGTTGTCGCTTTCCTAATGCTTGCCAATCTGCTCGCGGGTGGCTATCAATGGGAGTGTCTTGACCATCGGCGGTGAGCGTGATGGCAATATCCTTGAGGCCACTCGGATGGCTGACGAGATGGTAATCGATAGCCTTAACGGTACCTGAGGTTGGGGCATGCACTGCGGTGGACATGAACCCCGTTGAGACGCCAATCTGCTGGCCTTTCAGTACACGGTCACCGACATTAACACATGGCGTAGCCGCCACCCCAATATGTTGCTTCAACGGGATGATGTATTCGGCAAACAGCGGCAAAGTATCTATCTGCTGCTGGTTTGAGAGTGACTTTTGTTCCGGCGGAAACACGCCCCCAGGGATGTCATGGATAATTCGCATTAGCTAATGACTCCCCGTTTATCGGTGGCAATGAGTTCAGGCTGCTTCCAGCTCCAAGAATTGATATCTTCGTCAATCTCTAATAAGTCTATGCAGTCCACGGGGCAGGGTTCAACGCAGAGGTCGCAACCGGTACATTCGTCAACAATTACCGTGTGCATCTGTTTGGCGGCGCCTAAGATGGCGTCTACGGGACACGCTTGGATACACTTCGTACAGCCGATGCACTCATCTTCACGGATATAGGCGATGATCCGCTTGTCCTTCTCTTCACCGTGACTCTCGTCGAGTTCCGGAGCTTCAACACCTAGCAGCTCTGCCAGCTGATTAACGGTTGTTTGTCCGCCCGGAGGACATTTGTTAATCGCATCGCCATTCGCGATGGATTCCGCATAGGGCTTACAACCCGGGAACCCGCATTGCCCACACTGGGTTTGCGGTAACAGGTTGTCAATTTGATCCACAATAGGATCGCCATCAACCTTAAACTTCACCACCGCGTAGCCCAGCACGAGGCCAAACAGAATAGCTAGTAGCGACAACGCAAAGAGCGAGCTGGATAGGATTGATTGGCTGAGGAAATCGAACATCGTTATACCATGCCCGCAAAGCCCATAAAGGCGAGTGACATCAAACCTGCGGTTATCATGCCGATTGCGGCGCCTTGGAAGGGCACAGGAACATCGGCCACGGCTAGACGCTCACGCATAGCGCTAAACAACACTAACACTAACGAAAAGCCAACCGCGGCGCCAAATCCATATAGCGTTGATTCCAAGAAGGTGTGCGCTTTCTGAGTATTTTGGAGCGCCACTCCAAGCACGGCGCAATTCGACGTAATAAGGGGAAGAAATACACCAAGCACTCGGTAGAGCAGAGGGGAAGTTTTTTCGACGAATAGCTTGGTAAATTGCACCACGCCAGCAATCACGACGATAAAAGCAATCGTTTGCAGGTATTCGAGCTCTAGTGGAATCAATAGCCAAGTGTTGACGGCGTAGGAGCAGATCGCCGCCAGTGTCAGTACAAACGTTGTTGCACCACCCATACCGATAGCCGTCTCTAGTTTATTCGACACGCCCATAAACGGGCAAAGTCCTAGGAACTGCACCAGTACGAAATTATTAACTAAGATGGCACCAATTAAGATGACGAAAAAATCTGCCATGAGTCCCTGTTAGAATCCGTGATGTATAGCGCTAAGTTTAGCGCCTAGCCTTATACCTAGCAATAATAGAAAAGCTATTGCCTTATAACCATTTAAACTCGACGAATCACTTAATTCGCATGCCTGGAATGGCACCGCTATCGGGACTCAAGAGATAGATTTCATCGCCGCCCGGACCTGCTGCAGCAACCATACCCTCCGATAGACCAAAGCGCATTTTGCGCGGCGCTAAGTTGGCTACCATCACGGTCAGGCGACCGACTAGATCTTCGGCGTTATAGGCAGATTTAATACCGGCGAAGACGTTACGCTGCTCGCCCCCTAAGTCTAAGGTCAACTGCAGAAGTTTATCCGCACCCTTAACGGATTCAGCGGCAACAATCTTGGCTACACGCAGATCAACCTTGGCGAAATCGTCAAAACTGATTTCCGCTGCGAGGGGGTCTGCCTCAAGCTGACCATTGTTTGCTAGCGTCTCAACTTCCGCAGCGGGCTGTAGTGCCTCCAAGGCGGCTTTAGCATCGTCCATCATGCCATCGATAGCGGGTTGCTCTAAACGCTTCAATAGCGGGCTAAACGTAGCGATTTCATGCTCACCCAGCCAGGCTGGAGCGCTTGTCCATGAGAGCGGTAGTTGAAGGAACTCTGAAATCTTGGTTGCTGTGACAGGTAATACCGGCGACAACCAAGTGGAAAGTGCCGCAAACATGTTAAGCGACTGAACGCACACTGCTAACGCGTCAGCTTGGGTGTCTTCGCTCTTCGCTAAAGACCATGGTTGGTGCTGGGCGATGTACTGATTGGCGAGATCTGCCAACGCCATAATCTCGCGCATTGCCTTGCCGTATTCCCGTGCTTCGTAATAACCTGCAATGCTGCTGTCAGCGGCGATGAATTGCTCCCACAGCGCTATGTCATGTGGTGTGCCGCTTAATTTCCCTGCACCTAACTTATGAACGAACTTGGCCGTTCGACTGGCGATGTTAACGACTTTACCCACCAGGTCAGAGTTCACCCGCTGCATAAAGTCCTCAAGATTTAGATCGATATCATCAACGCCCGCGGAGAGCTTTGCTGCAAAGTAATAGCGAAGGTACTCAGGGTTCATATGATTGAGATAGCTACGGGCATTGATAAACGTGCCACGAGACTTCGACATCTTTTTACCGTTAACGGTGAGGAAGCCGTGCACGTTAACGCCCGTTGGTAGACGGTAGTTAGCCGAATGTAACATTGCCGGCCAAAACAGCGCGTGGAAATTGACAATATCCTTGCCGATGAAATGGTAGAGCTCAGTCTTGGAATCAGCAGACCAGTACTCATCAAAGGATAAGTCGCTACGTTGGTCACAGAGGTTTTTAAAGCTTGCCATGTAGCCGATAGGGGCATCCAGCCAAACGTAAAAAAACTTGCCAGGAGCTCCTGGGATTTCAAACCCGAAATACGGCGCATCACGAGAAATATCCCACGCTTGTAAGCCGCCGTCGAGCCACTCGGATAGCTTATTAGCGACTTCGTTCTGAAGTGTGCCGGATCGAGTCCAAGTTTTAAGAAAATCGCTGAACTGAGGCAAATCAAAGAAAAAATGTTCAGATTCTTTTTCAACGGGGGTAGCGCCAGAGAGCGTTGAAACCGGGTTGATCAAATCCGTTGGTGAATAGGTTGCACCGCAACTCTCACAATTGTCACCGTACTGATCTTCGGTTTTACAACTGGGGCAAGTTCCTTTGATATAGCGATCCGCTAGGAAGATGTTGCGCTCCGGATCAAAGGCCTGAGTAATGGTTTTGCGCGTGATATGCCCGTTAGCCTCGAGCGATAAATAAATACTCTCCGAAAGCGACTTATTCTCACTAGAGTGGGTAGAGTGAAAATTGTCGAAGGCGATATGAAAATCGGCGAAATCCTGCTCATGCTCTGCCTTTACTGCGGCAATTTGCTCCTCCGCGCTCCGACCTAGCTGTTCGGCCTTAAGCATGATGGCTGTACCGTGTGCATCGTCGGCACAGACGTAGGTACATTCGTGGCCTCGCATTTTTTGAAAACGCACCCAGATGTCCGTTTGAATGTACTCAACCAAGTGACCAAGGTGAATTGAACCATTGGCATAGGGAAGGGCACTCGTGACAAGTATTTTACGGGGTGACGTTGACATGCGTTCGGGTAACTCCATTCGATAAAAGGGCAGGACAATTTAAGCGAGATTTTAGCCTAATTGCGCCTTGCTTGAAACAAAACTAACGGTTTTAAAGGTTGAAATTTTGCGGTGCGACGCCATTATGGCGAGAGTCTTAACAAATTTTCCACGGAGCGACCTATGATTAGCCGCGAAAAACTCACTGAGCCCCTGTCACAACTCCTATTCGGTAACAGTCAACAACCGCTATCCAATTGGCTTTCGGACGTTGATATTGGCGAGTCGTCGTGTCGCTTAGTGTTTGCTTTTCCGTGGCCGTGTAAGTCCCAGTGGGAGGACTTAAGCCAGCGGATTGCCGTAGCGCTTGACGACGTTATTGGGTCTCGAGATCTCTCCATTGAGTTTACGATTGCTATTCCCCAATTAGCTATTAAGTCTGAGCGTCCCTTGGTAGCTGGGGTTAAGAATATTCTGCTGGTAGCGTCGGGAAAGGGCGGGGTAGGAAAATCCACTACGACCGTTAACCTTGCTTTGGCACTGCAAGCTGAGGGCGCTCGCGTAGGTATATTAGATGCGGACATCTACGGGCCGAGCATTCCTATGATGTTGGGCGTAGCTGAGGGGACTAGACCACATGTTCAGGCGTCAAAGCACTTTGAGCCCGTGATCGCCCGTGGCCTGCAAACCATGAGCTTGGGCTACCTCACCACCGATAAGACGCCGGCAGTGTGGCGCGGTCCGATGGCGAGTGGCGCGCTAATGCAGATTTTAGAGCAGACGCTGTGGGATGATCTAGATTATTTGGTGGTTGATATGCCACCGGGTACCGGTGATATACAGCTAACCGTGGCGCAGAAGATCGCCGTGTCGGGGGCGCTAATTGTGACCACGCCCCAGGATATAGCACTCTTAGATGCCAAGAAGGCGATTGAAATGTTTAGCAAAGTCACTATTCCTATTGTTGGTCTAGTTGAGAACATGAGTATGCACACCTGTTCGGCATGCGGTCATCAGGAAGCAATTTTCGGCAGCAACGGCGGCGAACGCTTAGCGTCTACCTATGATGCAGAACTATTGGCTAAGCTGCCGCTATCGCTGACAATTCGGCAGTCTGGCGATGCCGGGGAGAGTTTCTTCGCTGAGAGTGGTCCTGAACAATTGGCCTACCAGCAGTTGGCGCTGCGCTGCGGGGAGCGTATCGCGATGATGCCCGCTGCTTCAATGCCTGAGTTTGTCTCGCTGGATGACTAATCTTTACGCTGCGTGCTGTTTGCGGCGTGCAGGGTGCACGGCCCTCTGCGCTAGTGCCAGGGATTTAACCGCCTGAAAGTTCTTCATCCTTTGGCGAGCTCGCCACCAGCGCTTCGTAGAATGCCTGTTCGTTAGTCAAACTTGAGTGAGCTGAGGTTAAGCGAATAGCTACTACCATCTTCGGTATAACGAATACCAGTCATCACACCCGCTAGAGAGGGCGCTAGCCAAACTTCAATGGTCTTATCCTTATCCTCTCGGCGCTGGACGAAAAGTACGGTTGTGATGGTCTCGTCGTTGATTTGCTGTTCGCTAGTGCCTTCACGAACAAAGCGGAGCAGGTCCGACTTACCCCGGCGAATAATAGGGATTTCGACCACCTCATCACCATTAATCGACGCTGCGCTTAGTGCGTATTGATAGGATAAATTATCGAGATATGGCTCATCAATTGGGATGTTGTTTACGCCATGGCGATCTTCGTACAGCACTGTTCCTGGGGTGGTAAAATCGATAGATCGGCTTCGTTTCGAGAGGAAAAAACGTTGATCATAGTGATAGCTATGGGCTGTTATTGTGCCATCTTCAAG
This window harbors:
- a CDS encoding DUF3108 domain-containing protein, whose translation is MGKQRNHLVLSCKLLLLSGLLVSAPGINAAVPQSYEATYTGRYSGLDITATRRFSCELDEAATSTRSCKLSTILEAALGTISEESLFHLEDGTITAHSYHYDQRFFLSKRSRSIDFTTPGTVLYEDRHGVNNIPIDEPYLDNLSYQYALSAASINGDEVVEIPIIRRGKSDLLRFVREGTSEQQINDETITTVLFVQRREDKDKTIEVWLAPSLAGVMTGIRYTEDGSSYSLNLSSLKFD